From Thermoplasmata archaeon:
CGTGGAGTTCCACCTGGGCAAGGACGAGACCGTCCGGCCGATCTGCGAGAAGCTCATGGCGAAGGGCGTCCTCGCGAAGGACACGCACGAGAAGACCGTCCGCTTCGCGCCGCCCCTCGTGATCACGAAGGCGGACATCGACTGGGCCATCGAGCGCATCAAGCCCGTCTTTGAGGCCGCCTGAGGAAACACGGGGCGGTCACGCCCTCGCGAATCGAAAGATTCGCCAAGCGTTCCACGCGGCCCAGGCGAGCCCCGCGAAGACCGTGAGGTGCTCGAGGGCGTTCGAGAGAGCGCTCTCCGGGATGGGCGGCGTCGCGAGGCTCTCGACGAGGGCGGCCACGATGAACAGAAGGGCGAACCCGCTCGCGAGGACCGACAGGATCCCGGACATCTTCCCGTACCGCGGGCTCCGCCACATCGCGACCGCGTAGTGGCTGATGGCCATCATGAGGAGGATGAAGAAGAGCGCGGAGAAGAGGAAGTGGAGGTTGTAGGGCGAACCCTCGTGGAACACCCCCAGGAGAATCAAGAAGACCGCTGCGGCGCTCAGCAGAATGGTCCCGACCCGCCGCATCCACTTGCTCAGGCCCGTACCCACGGTCTCGGCGAAGGGGAGGAAGAAGAGGCCCGCGAGGATGCACGCGGAGTTGAACGCCCACGGAGCGGGAGCGCTTGGGTTGCCGAGGTCGCTGAGGCGTTCGGCCGTGATCGAATAGCCCGGAGTCGAGAGCGCCGCGATCAGGTAGAGGACGACCCAGACCACGACGGCAGCCCAGCCGAACAGGATGCCCGTCCGCGGATCGATCCGGACCACACGCGCCGCGATGGTCTCCGTCGGGTTAACCCTTGCCCCACGCCCACCGCGGGGCGAAACGTTTATGTCAGGCGGCTCGGTCAGGCCAGCCCACTGAGGTCCGTGTCATGGCCGAGAAACTCGACGTACTCGTCGACGGAGGCAAGGCCACGCCCGGCGCACCCCTAGGCCCCGCCCTCGGTCCCCTCGGCGTGAACATCGTCGAGATCATCAAGGCGATCAACGACAAGACGAAGGCGTTCGAGGGGATGAAGGTCCCCGTCACCCTGGTCGTCGACCCGAAGACGAAGGCGTACACGATCACGGTCGGCACCCCGCCGACGTCCGCGCTCATCATCAAGGAGCTGGGGATCGAGAAGGGCTCCGGCGACGCAGGCAAGACCCGCGTCGGCAACCTCACGCTGCCGCAGGCGGTCAAGATCGCCAAGATGAAGGCGGACGTGATGCAGGGGAAGGAGCTGAAGTCCCGCGTCCTCGAGGTTGTCGGCACGTGCGTATCCATGGGAGTGACCGTGGAGGGCAAGCCCGCGAAGGAGATGGCCCAGGCGATCAAGGCGGGCGTGCACGACGCGAAGCTCCGCGCCTGACGTCTGCCGCCCTCGGGCCTACAGAGTGGGCGTGGGAGTCCGGGCGTACTCCTTCAGCATCTCGTCACCCCTGCGTCGGACGTCGCGGTCCAGGGGCTCGACGGAATGCTCCCGCAGCGTCTTCCGGACGACGTCCCGCGCATCGGGGACCATACGGTCCGACATGGTCGCTCCGTATACGGCCGCCTTCTTGCTTCGGAAGTACAGCTGGCTCCGGAAGTTCTTGGCCGTGTGCGCCTGATTCAGGAACGAACCACCGGGCCCTACTTCGCGGATCACGTCGAGGGCCGCGGTCTTCTCGTCCACGGCGAAATTCCGAAGGAACGCGCGGTAGTCCTCCCACTGGACCGCATCGATGACCATCTGCTCCAGGGAGCAGCCCGCATCGAGGTCGAGGCCGCCGATTCCGGAGCAGAGGTCCGTCCCGGACATGGCCGTGAGCATGAGGGTGGCCAGCTCGCCGAACGGCACCCCCACGCCCGGTTTCGGCGCGTCGACTCCCAGGATGCCCGTCATCTTGGGCAGGCCGTAGCGCCGGGCCATCTGGGCCGCGGCCGCGAAGATCATGGGGGCCTCGGGTCCGCGGTACCCGATGTAGCCGCTCGCCATGTCCGCCATGGTCGCCTCGGAGCAGTAGATGTGGGGCGCGCCGGGCGCCGCCGTCTGCGTGATGACCAGGCTCGCGAGCGCCTCCGCGTTCAACGTGACGATCGTCCCGGCGAGGGTGACCGGTGCGGTCATCCCGCCCATGGCCATGGACATCCCGATGACCGGGATTCCGGCGCGCGCGTAATCGACCTGGGCCTCGACCGCGCCGGTCTCGAAGGACAGGGGAGCGATCGGACAGCTCAGGACGGAGAAGAGCGGATGCTTTCTCAGTTCCTCGGTCCCTCCTGTAGCGAGCGCCCCGAGCTCGATCTGCAGCTTTGCGTCGGCCACGCCGAGCGTCCCCGAGCCCGCGGAGCCGAGGACGTGCTTCGTCGTGTGGTTCAGGCACACCCAGAGCTCGTTCGCGAACTGCGCATGGGCCGGGACGTCCGACGTGGTCACGAGGGGCCAGACCGCATCGATGGGATCCAGGGCATCCGCAAGTCGTGCGATGTCCGCGAGGTCCTTTGTCGTGGCGAGTCGGGGCACGCCCGACTCCGGGTCCATGATGGACAGGGTGACGCCGCCCGTCGAGACGTAGGGTGCGCCCGTGACCGGAACGTGGAGATCGTGCCGCGAATCCCGCGCCCCGAGCACGAAGCACTTGGGCGCCGTGTGGACCGCGTCCAGGACCATGGACTCGGGGAAGGTCACGAGCTCCTTGCGGTCTCCCGGGAGCGCGCCGGCGGCCTCGAGCATGTGCCGCGTGCGGCCACTGTGAACCAAGAGCCCGACCGTCTCGAGGCACTCCAAGCTCGCCGCGTGGACGACGTCTTCTTCCGCCTTGTCGAGGAACCGGAGACCCAGGACCGCCATGGCACACCCTGCCGCTCAGGGTGGGTAGTGGTCGAACCGGCTTCATGCCTAGGTAAGAGGTGTAAGGACTCCCGGGTGAGGGAAGGGCCGCGAACGGTCTCGGACCGGCGGGGGTTCGGTCCTGCGGGACCTCGGGGGAACGCTTATAGCCGGCCCCCGTGTGCGGACGGCCATGGCGCTCGAGCTCAAGGCCGACCTGCCTGCCACCCCCGAGGAGGTCTTCTCGGTGCTCACGGATCCAAACCAAGCCCCGCAGTGGATGCCCGCGGTCCAGAAGGTGGAGCGCCTCGACGACCGCCCGTTCGGCGTCGGCACGTCGTGGCGGGAGACGCGGCGGGCGGGCAAGCGGACCATGGTGTCCACGATCCGCGTCGTGGCCTGCGACCGCGCCTCGACCCTCGGTCTGCGGGTGGAATCGGACGCCATGGAGGGCGACCTCCTGTTCCACCTGACCGCCACGGGGCCGGGGACCAACGTCCGCTACACCGCCCAGATGAAGGGCCGCGGCATGATGCGGCTCATGACCGGGACGATCAATCGGATGATGGCTCAGGAGGATGCTGATCTCCTTCAGCGTCTCGAAGCCCAGGTCGCAAAAACGCGCTGACGAGACTCAGTGATCCTCCGTCGTGTCGTACTTCTCCGACTCCGACCTCCAATCGTAGAATCTCCAGGAGTAGGGCCACCAGATTAGGCTCGCGATGAGCATCAACGCGGACCCAACCTCATTGAGGATGATGTACGTGGCCGACCAGGAATTGGCCTGGAGGGCGACCCCTTCCATCGAGATCCCGACGACGAACACCAGAAAGGCGACCGTCACGACATACTCATCCTTGGGGGGGCGCCTGTCATGGAAGGCCGCGTGGAGATCTGCGGGACCGCCCAGGTCTCGGATGCCCATGCGCGCACGCCTGCGCTTGTTATGACGGTGGCGCAGCTCCCCGTAGATGGCCGCGTCGACGAAGACCGCGACGGCGAGGCCGAGCGGTCCCAGCCAATAGGGAAGGGCGAACTGCAGGAAGAACAGGACGAGGATCCCCAGAGTGATCCCAGTCACGACGAGAGCAGCACGCAGTCGCTCCCGGAACCGCGGTCTTTGGGACACGTCCTCGTCATGCCTGTTTCGACGGAAAGAGGTTTCCGGGGAACCCCGCGCTACGCGTTCCGCGAGGCGCGTTCGAGATGGTGGTCTCGCTCACGCGGTTTGAAGCGAAGAAGGAAGGTCGGAAAGAAAAGGGAGACGGGTTCAAGGATCGCCACGCACTGGGACGACGGGCTCGTATCAAGGAAGCATCACGACTCCTTGATCGAGCGGCGCTCCAGTCCGAAGCCCCGACGTTCCGGATCGAAGATCCGGTTCGGGTATTCGGACGGAAGCACCTGGTGGCGCCGGAACAGTTCAAACTGGAGCACACCGGGCAGCTTCTCACCTCCCTTTTTCTGGTTCGCACTGACACAGAGCCCATCGATGGGGCCCAATGAGCTGGAGGACGCGGTGAAGACCACCAAGGATCCCGTCCCCTGGTAGGGCGTCGAATCCTTGGCATCCGCCCCTATTTCAAGTCTTGTCAGTGGCTGTTCGGAATGGACAAAGGCCCGGCAGGAAGGGCTATATGGATGCCGCTTTCTGGCCATCCGTTCCCGGGTTCCGCGGCTCGTCTCCCAGAGGCGGATGCCACGTCGGATCGTGGCGTCGCTACGGGGATCCGCGGGGCGGACCCCCGCGGTTTCGCCGCACGCTCCAGAGGGCCACGGCGGTGAACGCAACGGCCGCGACCACGACCACGCCGATCCCGATCCAAGCGACCACCGGGATTTCCGACGGATGGGTGGGCCTGCCGCCCCCCGAGATCCCGAGGGACGCGTAGGTCCACGTGTCGTTCAGGAACGTAGGCCCGCCGCCGCCGAACAGGATGGTCTGGGTGCGGACCGAGTCGTAGGTCATGCCCGGATAGCTCCGGACCGGCGGACTTACGGTGGGATGCTGGGCGGTCCAGAGATTGGTGGTCACATTGTACGACCACGTCTGATTCCCTGTTGCCCAACCCTGGCCGAACAGGATGAGGCGGTCCGCGAGGCTGTCGTAGACCATGGGAAGCGCAACCGCCGGCGGCGGGCTAGCGGCGGCACTTCGATTCGTCCACGTGTTCGCTCCGTAATCGTAGGACCACGTGTCGTTGGCCTCCGCGCAGGAGGGCCAGAGCCGGTCGCCGTTCGTGCAGCCTCCGAAGAGGAAGGTGCGGTCCGCCTTCAGGTCGTAGGCCATCGAGCCGCCGAATCGGCTCGGCGGCGACGCGGCGGGCGCAAGGCGGGTCCATGCGTCGTTCGCGTAGTCGTAGGACCAGGTCTCGTTGTTGCCGACGTCGAACATGTCCGGCGCGATCTCCCCGCCGCCGAAGAGGAGGACTCGGTCGGCCGCGACGTCGTACACGATACCGAAGTCGTGGCCGGCCAACGGAGTCGAGGTCGGGTGCATCGGGGTCCACGTGTTCGCGTCGGGGTCGTAGGCCCAGGTCGGTTTGGGCTGTCCGCCAGGATTGGAACTCGCGCCGAAGAGGATCACGCGGTTCGCTCGGGAATCGTAGACCATCGCCGCGGTTGCGAAGCACACGCTGCACCCGATCGTCGGGTGCGTCGAGGGAGTGCGGTTCGTCCACTGGTTTGCTGCTGGATCGTAGGACCACGTGTCGTTGAAGACGGTGCCAATGGGCGACGTGCTCCATCCCCCGAACAGAATGACCCGGCCCGAGCGAGAGTCGAAGGCGAGCAGGGGGTCCTGCCGCGGCGACGGTGCCGTGAGCGGGCTCAGTTTCGTCCAGGTGTTCGAAGCCCCGCTGGCCCGCGGTACCTGCGCCGCTGACGTGCTGCTCAGAGGAACAGTGGGCGGTGATGGGCCCGAGCTCGCAAGGAGCGCTGCCGCGACCAACGCCAGGGTGACTGCGAGGGCGAGAGCCGGGATCGACGGAGACCGCGGCCCGAGCCGTCGGACCGGGGCACGGTCGTCCACATCGAGGGCGTGTGGCATGGCACCCTCCGACGACGCTGCACATGCCCCCGAGGGTAGAAATAACTCGCGCAAGGACGCCGGAGTCATCCTTGCCCTCAGCTCCTGCTTCAACGCACCGGAGGGGTCGCGGTCTGCCGGATTTCTTCATCCCCCACGTGTTCGAGCATGGCCTCGAGCTGAATGCGGACGAAGTCCATGTCTCCGACCCAGAGGCCCTGGAGCTTGTCCCCCACGAGCTCGCCGTCGCGGTAGAACGAGTTCAGGATGAAGACCTCCTGGTCGCTCGGGAAGACATAGCTGTGGGCGAGCCGGGTCCGCGGCAGCGGCCGGCCGGGGAAGCGGAAGGCGACGCGCACATTCCGACCGAGGAGTGCGCCGAGCTCCGGGAGGTCCTTCTTGTTTCCCTCGTTCAGCACGACCCGGACCACGCGCCGCGAGCGGCTCAGGGCGTCGAAGACGAGTCGCAGGACCTCCGGGGCCACGGGAAAGGG
This genomic window contains:
- a CDS encoding DUF998 domain-containing protein, whose product is MVRIDPRTGILFGWAAVVVWVVLYLIAALSTPGYSITAERLSDLGNPSAPAPWAFNSACILAGLFFLPFAETVGTGLSKWMRRVGTILLSAAAVFLILLGVFHEGSPYNLHFLFSALFFILLMMAISHYAVAMWRSPRYGKMSGILSVLASGFALLFIVAALVESLATPPIPESALSNALEHLTVFAGLAWAAWNAWRIFRFARA
- a CDS encoding 50S ribosomal protein L11 encodes the protein MAEKLDVLVDGGKATPGAPLGPALGPLGVNIVEIIKAINDKTKAFEGMKVPVTLVVDPKTKAYTITVGTPPTSALIIKELGIEKGSGDAGKTRVGNLTLPQAVKIAKMKADVMQGKELKSRVLEVVGTCVSMGVTVEGKPAKEMAQAIKAGVHDAKLRA
- a CDS encoding trimethylamine methyltransferase family protein translates to MAVLGLRFLDKAEEDVVHAASLECLETVGLLVHSGRTRHMLEAAGALPGDRKELVTFPESMVLDAVHTAPKCFVLGARDSRHDLHVPVTGAPYVSTGGVTLSIMDPESGVPRLATTKDLADIARLADALDPIDAVWPLVTTSDVPAHAQFANELWVCLNHTTKHVLGSAGSGTLGVADAKLQIELGALATGGTEELRKHPLFSVLSCPIAPLSFETGAVEAQVDYARAGIPVIGMSMAMGGMTAPVTLAGTIVTLNAEALASLVITQTAAPGAPHIYCSEATMADMASGYIGYRGPEAPMIFAAAAQMARRYGLPKMTGILGVDAPKPGVGVPFGELATLMLTAMSGTDLCSGIGGLDLDAGCSLEQMVIDAVQWEDYRAFLRNFAVDEKTAALDVIREVGPGGSFLNQAHTAKNFRSQLYFRSKKAAVYGATMSDRMVPDARDVVRKTLREHSVEPLDRDVRRRGDEMLKEYARTPTPTL
- a CDS encoding SRPBCC family protein; this encodes MALELKADLPATPEEVFSVLTDPNQAPQWMPAVQKVERLDDRPFGVGTSWRETRRAGKRTMVSTIRVVACDRASTLGLRVESDAMEGDLLFHLTATGPGTNVRYTAQMKGRGMMRLMTGTINRMMAQEDADLLQRLEAQVAKTR
- a CDS encoding kelch repeat-containing protein, whose translation is MPHALDVDDRAPVRRLGPRSPSIPALALAVTLALVAAALLASSGPSPPTVPLSSTSAAQVPRASGASNTWTKLSPLTAPSPRQDPLLAFDSRSGRVILFGGWSTSPIGTVFNDTWSYDPAANQWTNRTPSTHPTIGCSVCFATAAMVYDSRANRVILFGASSNPGGQPKPTWAYDPDANTWTPMHPTSTPLAGHDFGIVYDVAADRVLLFGGGEIAPDMFDVGNNETWSYDYANDAWTRLAPAASPPSRFGGSMAYDLKADRTFLFGGCTNGDRLWPSCAEANDTWSYDYGANTWTNRSAAASPPPAVALPMVYDSLADRLILFGQGWATGNQTWSYNVTTNLWTAQHPTVSPPVRSYPGMTYDSVRTQTILFGGGGPTFLNDTWTYASLGISGGGRPTHPSEIPVVAWIGIGVVVVAAVAFTAVALWSVRRNRGGPPRGSP